In Cydia fagiglandana chromosome 9, ilCydFagi1.1, whole genome shotgun sequence, a single window of DNA contains:
- the LOC134667666 gene encoding uncharacterized protein LOC134667666 — protein MKLLIILCAVVTITNVSDGSDGPWYEFWKEPARRTNQVLKYFYCRSRNFTEYCGRLSSIWAKSFRRLWFVFWLGACPERVKTTTSEGPELMYVTGYPHGRARKYPLIYHPDEMPFVPPTKPPGPAPATACPPSFRRPT, from the exons ATGAAACTGCTTATCATCTTATGCGCTGTGGTGACCATCACcaat gtCTCAGATGGCTCGGATGGG CCCTGGTATGAATTCTGGAAGGAGCCAGCGAGACGAACGAACCAGGTCCTAAAGTACTTCTACTGCAGGAGCCGAAACTTCACGGAATATTGCGGAAGGCTTTCTAGCATATGGGCGAAGAGTTTCAGGCGCCTATGGTTCGTGTTCTGGCTCGGAGCGTGCCCGGAGAGGGTCAAGACTACCACGTCGGAAGGTCCGGAATTGATGTATGTAACGGGGTACCCCCACGGCCGCGCCAGGAAATACCCACTTATATACCACCCGGACGAGATGCCCTTCGTGCCCCCTACGAAGCCACCCGGGCCGGCACCGGCGACCGCGTGCCCGCCCTCATTCCGACGACCGACCTAA